One Deltaproteobacteria bacterium DNA segment encodes these proteins:
- a CDS encoding response regulator, whose protein sequence is MSQDSLNPQASAKALRESEARMRAMLSALPDMIFRVDREGTFLDFHAPSPRVLAVPPERFLGKNLAEVMPEEVARESLRLIAETLRGGKVSPLQEYSLTIAGEKLDFEARFARCARNEVLAIVRDITDRKRSEESARRNEERIRESYKFEALGRLAGGLAHHLNNMMTVVTGYSDLLLSRVENGDPRRGDIEKIRDAGERAAGLTRELLAFGRRQVLRPRILDVHRFLAQLSDTIRDLAGPSIRFALTSGEDSGKVNADPDRLRAALLQLVSNARDAMPGGGDLRLSARIVDPSQGDVGIDAAPGRHVSLVVEDNGSGMDAKTREKIFEPFFTTRMEREGMGLPSVLGFVQQSGGHISVESRPGRGTTIRIGLPCAEREEPAGAIPAAKPGRRRAAILVVTDEAMVRSLLVEVLERGGFEVLVAGTFKEISAVLAARKGGIDLLIADADMSGMRSPEIVRRISARRPGIRVLHLSAYPEKEHSGKRVSRPGTALLRKPFHTRDLLARVELLLGRTPAPP, encoded by the coding sequence GGCGATGCTGTCCGCCCTGCCGGACATGATCTTCCGGGTCGACCGGGAGGGGACCTTCCTCGATTTCCACGCCCCTTCCCCGAGGGTCCTCGCGGTGCCCCCGGAACGGTTCCTCGGGAAGAACCTCGCCGAGGTGATGCCGGAGGAGGTCGCGCGGGAGAGCCTGCGGCTCATCGCGGAGACGCTCCGGGGCGGGAAGGTGAGCCCGCTGCAGGAGTACAGCCTGACCATAGCCGGGGAGAAGCTCGACTTCGAGGCCCGGTTCGCCCGGTGCGCCCGGAACGAGGTGCTCGCCATCGTCCGGGACATCACGGACCGGAAACGGAGCGAGGAGTCGGCGCGGCGCAACGAGGAGCGGATCCGCGAGTCGTACAAGTTCGAGGCGCTGGGGCGGCTCGCCGGCGGGCTGGCGCACCACCTGAACAACATGATGACCGTCGTCACCGGGTACAGCGACCTGCTGCTGTCCCGCGTGGAGAACGGAGACCCCCGCCGCGGCGACATCGAGAAGATCCGCGACGCGGGGGAACGGGCCGCGGGGCTGACCCGGGAGCTGCTCGCGTTCGGACGGAGGCAGGTGCTCCGCCCCCGGATCCTGGACGTCCACCGGTTCCTCGCGCAGCTCTCGGACACGATCCGGGACCTGGCGGGCCCCTCCATCCGATTCGCCCTCACATCCGGGGAGGATTCGGGAAAGGTCAACGCGGACCCGGACCGGCTCCGGGCGGCGCTGCTTCAGCTCGTGTCGAACGCGCGGGACGCGATGCCCGGAGGGGGCGATCTGCGGCTGTCCGCCCGGATCGTCGACCCTTCGCAAGGCGATGTCGGGATCGACGCGGCCCCGGGGCGGCACGTCTCGCTCGTCGTCGAGGACAACGGGTCCGGCATGGACGCGAAGACCCGCGAAAAGATCTTCGAGCCGTTCTTCACCACCCGGATGGAGCGGGAAGGGATGGGGCTCCCGTCCGTCCTGGGCTTCGTCCAGCAGAGCGGCGGGCACATATCGGTGGAGAGCCGGCCCGGACGCGGCACGACGATCCGGATCGGACTCCCCTGCGCGGAGCGCGAGGAGCCGGCGGGCGCGATCCCCGCCGCGAAACCGGGCCGGCGGCGCGCGGCGATCCTCGTGGTGACCGACGAGGCGATGGTCCGTTCCTTACTGGTAGAGGTCCTCGAACGGGGAGGATTCGAGGTTCTCGTGGCCGGAACGTTCAAGGAGATCTCCGCGGTGCTCGCGGCCCGCAAAGGCGGGATCGACCTGCTGATCGCGGACGCCGACATGTCCGGGATGAGATCCCCGGAGATCGTGCGCCGGATTTCCGCGCGCCGGCCGGGAATCCGGGTCCTGCACCTGTCGGCCTACCCGGAGAAGGAGCATTCCGGTAAACGGGTCTCCCGTCCGGGCACCGCGCTTCTCCGGAAGCCGTTCCACACCCGCGACCTGCTCGCCCGGGTGGAGCTGCTGCTCGGAAGAACTCCGGCGCCCCCGTGA